Genomic segment of Peribacillus frigoritolerans:
AATCACACTTTGAAATATGACATCTCCCTTTAATTGGATGCCATTTTCCTTCAATGCCTGCATCGCAAGGATCAGCGATACATTTCCACCCTTCATATCGGTTACTCCGCGTCCAAACATTCTTCCATTCTTAATCGCTCCGCTATATGGGTCGTCGTCCCACTGATCCCGGTCTCCATCCGGGACCACATCGATGTGTCCGTTCAAAATGATGGAACGTCCGCCTCCAGTCCCTTTCATGATACCTACCACATTGGGGCTGTTGGAAAATTCTCTGCGTGGAGAATAGAAATATGAATGCTTTTTCAGCTCTCCGCCGTCAGGTTCCCAACTATCGATTTGCAAACCCATTTCCTGCAGCTTTTGTGCGACGATGGCTTGTGCCCCTGCTTCATTTCCTTGCGTACTCGGGGCTTGTACCATTTTTTGCAATAGGTTTGTTCCTTCTTCCCGATGATCCTCTATCCATTGGTTTATCCGTTTTTTTATATCCGGCACATTTATCCTCCTTAAATACACATATTCTCATAGATTACTGAAAGTCCCATTCCACCTGCCATACACAACGTTACCATTCCGTACTTAACTTGTGAACGCAACATTTCATGCATCAGTGTGACTGTCAATTTTGCACCTGTTGCTCCTACAGGGTGACCAAGTGCAATAGCCCCTCCATTGACATTGACAATATCCTGATTCAAATCTAACTCCTTGATCACTGCAAGTGCTTGGGCAGCAAAGGCTTCATTAAGTTCAATCAGTCCGATATCCTCTAACGATAGACCTGCTTTTGCCAATGCCTTTCGAGTCGCTGGTACGGGTCCAATCCCCATAACTCCAGGTTCAACTCCTGCACTGGCGAAAGCCTTTATTTTCAAGAGCGGTTTTAATCCCTTTTCTTCTGCTTGCTGTTTGGACATTAATAGTACAGCTGCAGCTCCATCATTCATAGGACAGGCATTTCCTGCCGTAATGGTTCCTTCATTTTTGAATACTGCTGGGAGACTGGCTAGTTGATCTAGATGAATGTCCTCGCGTACCCCTTCGTCATGGTTGAAGATTTGAAGTCCTTTTCGATCCTTGATTTTAAGCGAAATAATTTCTCTATCAAAGCGACCTTCTACTATAGCTTTCCAAGCCTTCTTGTGGCTTTGATAAGCAAATTGATCCTGTTCTTCACGGCGGATACCGTATTTTTCAGCCAAGCGCTCGGCAGTTATCCCCATATGCTCATTTCCCAAGGAACATATTAATCCATCTGCCAGCAGAGCATCCTCCATCGTTACGTTTCCAAATTTACCGCCCCATCTATTTTTCACGATATAAGGCACATTGCTCATGCTCTCCACTCCGCCAGCAATGATTACGTCTTCTTGACCAGCAGCGATAGTTAAAGCGGCGTTGGTAATGGCCTTTAAACCTGATCCACATGCTTTGATTACAACATGGCCTGGGACACTGTGTGGGAAACATGCCATCTGCGACGAAATTCTGGCCGAGTTAAGCCCGCCTCCGTGGACATAGCCATGTCCGAATATCACTTCATTTACCTTTTCTTTACCTAACCCAGAATTATCCATTAAACCTTGCAATACTTGACGACCCAATTCAATAGCTTTAACATTCCGTAGTGATTTGCCAAAGGATCCAACTGCAGTTCGCGCTCCAGCTACGATGACAACCTCATTCATGCTTTTTCCTCCTCTTACCTATTCAATGGTGTTGACAGCAGCATGGATTTTCAACGTTGCCTCCGTATTCCTTAGCACATCATCCACGGTAAATGGCGCCATGACTTCCTTGAGCACCAATCCCTCTGATGTAACTTCCATGACAGCCATATCCGTAATGATTAAATTCACACTCTGCCTGGCCGTCAATGGTAGCGTACAAGTCTTCAATATCTTCGATTCACCCTGCTTATTCACGTGATTCATCAGGACGATCACCTTTTTGGCTTTCTGGGCAAGTTCCATTGCCCCGCCCATCCCCGGCACCCGCTTCCCTGGGACGATCCAATTCGCCAAATCCCCTTTTTCACTCACTTCCAGGGCTCCAAGGATGGTGATGTCGATGTATCCTTTCCTGATCATTCCAAATGCTGTTGCACTATCAAAATATGAGGCTCCCATTACAGTTGTGATCGGGAAACCACCCGCGTTACAGAGGGCAGGATCTTCCTTTCCCGGATCCGGACTTGGACCGGTACCGAGAACTCCGTTTTCCGCATGGAACAGCACAGAGATATCTTGAGGTATATGGTCCGCCACCAAGGTAGGGATGCCGATGCCTAAATTGACGATCAATCCGTCATGGATTTCCTTGGCGGCGCGTTTCGCGATGCGATTTCGTACATCTACTGCCATGCCCATTTCCAATTCACCCCTTTTGTCGGAATCACCATATCTACATAAATGCCTGGTGTGGCAATACATTCCGGATCCAATTCGCCTGCAGGAACGATTTCCTCCACTTCCGCAATCGTGAAGGCCCCTGCCATCGCTACCAGCGGATTGAAATTACATGCAGTCTTGTCGTACACTAAATTCCCAATTGAGTCGGCCTTTTTGGCATGGACGATGCTGACCTCAGCCGTCAAAGCGGTTTCCACCAAATATTCTTTTCCTTCTATCACAATCTTGTCCTTGCCTTCTTCGGCTATCGTACCAATCCCGACATCGACAAAAATCCCGCCTAAGCCTACACCGCCGGCACGAATCCGTTCGGCTAATGTACCCTGCGGTGAAAATTCGACTTGCAGCTTTCCTTCAGTCATGAGCTTGCCGGCATTAGGATTGGATCCGATATGCGAGGCAATCACTTTCTTTGCCCTTTCAGCAGTCACAAGCCGGCCAATGCCGATATCAGGGAATCCAGTATCATTGCCAATCAAGGTCAATTCCTTAACGCCCTTGTCAAGGATACCCTGTACAAGCGTCGGAGGAGTCCCCACTCCTCCAAATCCGCCATACATGAGTGTGCATCCATCGGAAATATGCTCCAGCGCTTCTTCCATGGTCACAATTTTGTTTTTCTTCGTAATGACCTGCTTCATACCGTTCCTCCTAAATAGCCTGCATGTCTTCAATCAAACCTTCCGCGTGCAATTCTTGCTGCAACTCTTCGAGGGAAGCTTCCAGTATCTTGACGAGGCGATCGATTTCTTCATTCGTAATGATTAATGGCGGAGATATGATAACCGCATCACCAGCGATTCCTTCAATCGCACCTGCAGCAGGATAGATTATCAACCCCTTCGCAAAAGCCTTATTGACAAGCCTTGGAGTCAGGCCGATTTGCAAGTCGAATGGCGTTTTTGATACCCGATCTGAGACAAACTCAAGTCCAAGGAGAAGCCCTTTCCCTCTTACATCACCGATGATGTCGAATTTCTCGGCCAAGCCTTGAAGCTTCTTAAACAGATATTGGCCTTTCTCTTCCGCTGCGCGAACCAGGTCATTGCGCTCAATGTAGGAAAGCACTTCCAATGAAACGGCTGCAGATAGAGGGTTTGCACTATATGTGTGTCCAGCCATGATAGATTTTGAGCCTTTTAAAATGGGCTCCATGACACGGTCAGTAATCATCGTGGCTGCGATTGGAGTATACCCGGCGCTCATTCCTTTACCCAATGCGATGATATCCGGGGTGACTCCCCAGTGTTCCATTGCGAACATTTTTCCTGTCCGGCCGATTCCCGTCATTACCTCATCGGCGATAAAGAGAATGTCATAGGTTTCGCAGATTTCCTTAATCCTTTGATAGTAGCCATCCGGCGGTGTTACAGCACCAGCGGATGCCCCGATTATCGGTTCTGCGATGAAGGCTGCGACATTTTCGGAGCCGACCCTTTGAATCGCTGTCTCCAGTTCGTCTGCACACTTAAGCTTGCATCCTGAAGTTTCGTTATTATGAGGACAGCGATAGCAGTAGGGAGCAGATATGCTAGGAAAATCCTCCAATAGCGGCACAAAACGTTTTCTTCTTGGTACATGGCCTGACATCGATAAAGCGCCCATCGTGATCCCGTGATAACTCGTCCACCTGGAGATTATGCGATTTTTTCGCTCAAACCCTTTTTCTTGCCAATGTTGAATTGCGATCTTCATTGCCGTTTCAGTCGCTTCCGATCCACTATTCACAAAAAATGACCAATTCAAATCCCCTGGAGCCAACTCACTTAACTTTTTGGCCAATGCCTCTGCGGCTCCACTCGTAAAATGGGACCTATATGCAAAAGAAACTTTGCGGGCCTGCTCCGTCATTGCCTCGACAACATCCAATACGCCATGTCCAATACTTGCCGTGACCGCTCCTGATGAGCCGTCTATATACTGTTTTCCATTTGTATCATAAAGATAAATTCCATTCCCATGAGAGATAGTGGGATAGTCGTGATCTAAAGTAGGCTTAATCAAATGATTTCGTTCCATTTCATCTCTCCTTTAAACGTTCGTACACATTATCTATTAATCTATTACGTTCTTAAAAGACTAAAAGGCTCATCCTGAATCAGGATGGATTCCGTAGGGCAGCCTTCCATGGCATCTTGCATGTCATCATGCAGGATTTCAGGAACTTCGGCAATCCCCTGATTATCGTCCAGGATGACGAAAGCGATCCCTTGATCGTCATAGTCATAAATCTCAGGACCTGTTGAACCGCACGCCCCGCAAGCAATGCAGGTTTCTTTATCAACCCATGTGTATTTAGCCATAGAAAAATCCTCCTACTTGAGGGATAAATCTTTACCCCAAATATTCATGTCCTCATACTTATCCCAAATATTGCAATTCTTCGTTAATCTGCCACCATATTCATATCCCAGCTGATGAAAGACGGCGTTCATGCCCATTGACAATGAACGCGCTAATGAATAAGAGCAATAAATGTTTTTCCTGAACAATTCTTGTTCCAAGGCGGAGATGAGCACCTTCATGAAACCATGCTTCCGATGTTGGGGAATTGTTGCACAGTCCGTTAATTCAGCATTGTGATATATCTCATTCACTTCAGCGGATGCAGCACTCACAATGGTTCCTTCATATTCGATAACACTAAAGATCGTACCTTCCTCCATCACTTTCTTGATATATCGTTCATCATTCATCGGTGTAGGATAGGTTTCAAAGATGGCACCATATAAATTCGCCAGCTCTTTTGCATCTTCAACCGTAGCAAACCGGAGGATATAATCCTTAGGTATTTGCTGAGATTCAATCAGTCTAGAAATCTCACTTACATCTTGGATTACTTTATCTTCCTTGACCCAAAAGTCGCTTGTTCGCCTTTCATCCGTTAAATAGAAGGCCATGCAATAGGCATCATTCCCTTTGAAATACTTGCTCAATATTCCTTCCAGCATGAATCCTTTACCCAACGCCGCTGATAAATCTTCATTCCTCGCTTTAAGTATCACTTTAGTAAAGCCCTGCTCCTTTGCGATGGCAAGGGCCCGATCGATCGCTTTTTTGATATTTCCCCGATAATCATCCATGCGCAAGCGCTGATTGGCATGATCATGATAGAGCTCCATCGTATAACAATCCCCGGTCTCCATTTGGGTGAAAAAAGGCAGCTTTTGAACAGGCATCATGTCCCCCCCTTATTTAAAGAATTCGGGAGAAGAGATGCATATCATCCGCTTCTCCCGGCATTCTATTTCCAATTGAATAATTTTTTGACAGGTGCCTGAAGAAGCTGATCATACGTAAACTCATCAGGGTATTCACTCACATCATATATGGATAAGGCTTCATCCACCTTTTGATTCATCGAATCAGATACATAGATTCCACATTCAGGACAGTTCAAGGCTGGAACTTGAAGGACTTTTATTGAGCGTTTCCCGTCAGGCATGATCCAGTAACAATCCTTCTTTTCACTTTCTTCTACGTTTGGGGCATTGCACCATAAGCAGTCCATCTTCATTCCTCCTTGCCATCAGATTTCACCGAGCCACTGGCGGCCATGGCGTTCTTTTTTTCTTGGGCTAACCTTAATTTTTCCTTCATTTCATCCCGTTTATCACGGCGATCCTTCAAGGAAGCATGTTCATCAGTGCTTTCATACGCTTTTCTCTTGTCAAGACGACGAAGGCCCTCTGGCACCAAGTTGAATTTCTCGTCCGTCATGAGAGCGGAAATCCCGACGGCTTCTTTCCTATCCGCAGTACCATACACTTCATCAAAGTAAGCATCCGCACTGCCGGCAACATAATTCTTCGGCTCCGGATAGCTTGTGATTACTCCTTCAAAGTTCCGTAAAACGACTTTATCCGGACTTTGCGAAAGAAGGTAATTCGGAGTCAAGGCAATCTTTCCGCCACCGCCAGGAGCATCCACCACAAAGGTTGGCACTGCATATCCTGATGTATGGCCGCGCAGTGCTTCAATGATTTCCAATCCTTTTGAAACCGGCGCCCGGAAATGGCCAATCCCTTCAGATAGATCACATTGATAAATGTAATAAGGTCTTACCCTTGCTTTAACACAGTCATGCATAAGCTTTTTCATAATATGGACACTATCGTTGATACCAGCCAGGATGACTGCCTGATTACCAAGCGGCACCCCTGCCATCGACAGCATATCACATGCTTTTTTCGCTTCATCCGTCAGTTCAAGTGAATGATTGAAATGCGTATTCAACCAAACCGGATGGTATTTTTTCAGAATATTACATAAATTTTCTGTAATCCTCTGCGGGAAAACGACCGGTGCACGTGTGCCGATCCGAATGATTTCCACATGCGGGATGGCACGTAAGTTACTCAATACGTATTCAAGGATCTTATCATTGATCAACAGGCCGTCTCCTCCAGAGATCAGCACGTCCCTCACTTCCGGAGTGTTCCGGATATATTCAATCGCCCCGTCAAGCTGCTTCTTGGGAACACCCATGCCAA
This window contains:
- a CDS encoding YokU family protein gives rise to the protein MDCLWCNAPNVEESEKKDCYWIMPDGKRSIKVLQVPALNCPECGIYVSDSMNQKVDEALSIYDVSEYPDEFTYDQLLQAPVKKLFNWK
- a CDS encoding 3-oxoacid CoA-transferase subunit B encodes the protein MGMAVDVRNRIAKRAAKEIHDGLIVNLGIGIPTLVADHIPQDISVLFHAENGVLGTGPSPDPGKEDPALCNAGGFPITTVMGASYFDSATAFGMIRKGYIDITILGALEVSEKGDLANWIVPGKRVPGMGGAMELAQKAKKVIVLMNHVNKQGESKILKTCTLPLTARQSVNLIITDMAVMEVTSEGLVLKEVMAPFTVDDVLRNTEATLKIHAAVNTIE
- the ablA gene encoding lysine 2,3-aminomutase, producing MGIDVKHKEYLGGRRHYNDIELWKDVTEEQWNDWIWQLTNTIKTLDDLKKVVNLTPDEEEGVRISTQTIPLNITPYYASLMNPDDPRCPIRLQSVPLSAEMNKTRYDLEDPLHEDEDSPVPGLTHRYPDRVLFLVTNQCSMYCRYCTRRRFSGQVGMGVPKKQLDGAIEYIRNTPEVRDVLISGGDGLLINDKILEYVLSNLRAIPHVEIIRIGTRAPVVFPQRITENLCNILKKYHPVWLNTHFNHSLELTDEAKKACDMLSMAGVPLGNQAVILAGINDSVHIMKKLMHDCVKARVRPYYIYQCDLSEGIGHFRAPVSKGLEIIEALRGHTSGYAVPTFVVDAPGGGGKIALTPNYLLSQSPDKVVLRNFEGVITSYPEPKNYVAGSADAYFDEVYGTADRKEAVGISALMTDEKFNLVPEGLRRLDKRKAYESTDEHASLKDRRDKRDEMKEKLRLAQEKKNAMAASGSVKSDGKEE
- a CDS encoding aspartate aminotransferase family protein, giving the protein MERNHLIKPTLDHDYPTISHGNGIYLYDTNGKQYIDGSSGAVTASIGHGVLDVVEAMTEQARKVSFAYRSHFTSGAAEALAKKLSELAPGDLNWSFFVNSGSEATETAMKIAIQHWQEKGFERKNRIISRWTSYHGITMGALSMSGHVPRRKRFVPLLEDFPSISAPYCYRCPHNNETSGCKLKCADELETAIQRVGSENVAAFIAEPIIGASAGAVTPPDGYYQRIKEICETYDILFIADEVMTGIGRTGKMFAMEHWGVTPDIIALGKGMSAGYTPIAATMITDRVMEPILKGSKSIMAGHTYSANPLSAAVSLEVLSYIERNDLVRAAEEKGQYLFKKLQGLAEKFDIIGDVRGKGLLLGLEFVSDRVSKTPFDLQIGLTPRLVNKAFAKGLIIYPAAGAIEGIAGDAVIISPPLIITNEEIDRLVKILEASLEELQQELHAEGLIEDMQAI
- a CDS encoding CoA transferase subunit A, with amino-acid sequence MKQVITKKNKIVTMEEALEHISDGCTLMYGGFGGVGTPPTLVQGILDKGVKELTLIGNDTGFPDIGIGRLVTAERAKKVIASHIGSNPNAGKLMTEGKLQVEFSPQGTLAERIRAGGVGLGGIFVDVGIGTIAEEGKDKIVIEGKEYLVETALTAEVSIVHAKKADSIGNLVYDKTACNFNPLVAMAGAFTIAEVEEIVPAGELDPECIATPGIYVDMVIPTKGVNWKWAWQ
- a CDS encoding thiolase family protein, translated to MNEVVIVAGARTAVGSFGKSLRNVKAIELGRQVLQGLMDNSGLGKEKVNEVIFGHGYVHGGGLNSARISSQMACFPHSVPGHVVIKACGSGLKAITNAALTIAAGQEDVIIAGGVESMSNVPYIVKNRWGGKFGNVTMEDALLADGLICSLGNEHMGITAERLAEKYGIRREEQDQFAYQSHKKAWKAIVEGRFDREIISLKIKDRKGLQIFNHDEGVREDIHLDQLASLPAVFKNEGTITAGNACPMNDGAAAVLLMSKQQAEEKGLKPLLKIKAFASAGVEPGVMGIGPVPATRKALAKAGLSLEDIGLIELNEAFAAQALAVIKELDLNQDIVNVNGGAIALGHPVGATGAKLTVTLMHEMLRSQVKYGMVTLCMAGGMGLSVIYENMCI
- a CDS encoding ferredoxin: MAKYTWVDKETCIACGACGSTGPEIYDYDDQGIAFVILDDNQGIAEVPEILHDDMQDAMEGCPTESILIQDEPFSLLRT
- the ablB gene encoding putative beta-lysine N-acetyltransferase, translating into MPVQKLPFFTQMETGDCYTMELYHDHANQRLRMDDYRGNIKKAIDRALAIAKEQGFTKVILKARNEDLSAALGKGFMLEGILSKYFKGNDAYCMAFYLTDERRTSDFWVKEDKVIQDVSEISRLIESQQIPKDYILRFATVEDAKELANLYGAIFETYPTPMNDERYIKKVMEEGTIFSVIEYEGTIVSAASAEVNEIYHNAELTDCATIPQHRKHGFMKVLISALEQELFRKNIYCSYSLARSLSMGMNAVFHQLGYEYGGRLTKNCNIWDKYEDMNIWGKDLSLK